The proteins below come from a single Rosa rugosa chromosome 2, drRosRugo1.1, whole genome shotgun sequence genomic window:
- the LOC133730156 gene encoding probable phospholipid-transporting ATPase 4 has translation MLERVAEKMEKDLIMVGATAVEDKLQKRAVMASDFAIAQFQFLERLLVVHGHWCYKRIAQMICYFYKNIAFGLVHATLRHSPDIQGNQYMMTGTCYRSMLFLPHCLCVAFCFFLLIS, from the exons ATGCTTGAGCGAGTAGcagagaagatggaaaaagacTTGATCATGGTTGGTGCTACAGCTGTGGAGGACAAATTGCAAAAAAGG GCTGTGATGGCCAGTGACTTTGCTATTGCCCAGTTTCAGTTTTTGGAGAGACTTTTGGTTGTCCATGGACATTGGTGCTATAAAAGGATTGCTCAGATG ATTTGCTACTTCTACAAAAATATAGCATTTGGTCTGGTACATGCTACTTTGAGGCATTCACCGGATATTCAGGGTAATCAATATATGATGACTGGTACATGCTATCGTTCAATGTTATTCTTACCTCATTGCCTGTGTGTTGCATTCTGCTTTTTTCTCCTTATTTCTTAG